The following proteins are encoded in a genomic region of Nitrospirota bacterium:
- a CDS encoding sigma-70 family RNA polymerase sigma factor yields the protein MGRKKIKKGKDRDIAPPIIDEEEKDEKEVKEDAALPPLHGDTDEPADTDVFPGVIPDGLIEEAIEIEAEPEATEPEEEEEEEEKERAPDLDVIRSYLHEISLTTLLTFEDEQRLAQAILLGDESARLNMIEANLRLVVNIGKRYLNRGLPLADIIEEGNIGLMKAVERYDHTKGFRFSTYASWWIKQSIERAIINQTKTIRLPVHVAEHINKYLSVVEILIQEYGREPSTEEVADRMKYTTEDVEELKQLIRKTYSLETPVGDKEESYLRDIIADSTINSPAKIAEWISMRHQIDMWLKELKDKEKKVICKRFGLLGDEPMTLEEIGQEFGLTRERIRQIEATSLIKLRAIIQKRKIRKEEVL from the coding sequence ATGGGTAGAAAAAAAATTAAAAAAGGTAAGGATAGAGATATTGCACCTCCGATTATTGATGAAGAGGAAAAAGATGAAAAAGAAGTAAAAGAAGACGCAGCGCTCCCGCCGCTCCATGGAGACACAGACGAGCCGGCAGATACAGATGTCTTTCCAGGGGTAATACCGGATGGGTTAATAGAAGAGGCTATAGAAATAGAAGCCGAACCGGAGGCTACAGAGCCTGAAGAAGAAGAGGAAGAAGAGGAAAAAGAACGCGCCCCTGACCTTGATGTTATCAGGTCTTACCTGCATGAAATAAGTCTGACAACCCTCCTTACATTTGAAGATGAGCAGAGACTTGCTCAAGCAATATTACTTGGTGATGAAAGTGCCAGGCTTAATATGATTGAGGCGAATCTGAGGCTTGTTGTTAATATTGGGAAGAGGTACTTAAACAGAGGGCTTCCCCTGGCTGACATCATTGAAGAAGGAAACATCGGACTTATGAAGGCAGTTGAGAGGTATGACCATACGAAGGGCTTCAGATTCAGCACTTATGCTTCATGGTGGATAAAGCAGTCAATTGAGCGGGCTATCATAAATCAAACCAAGACCATAAGACTCCCTGTTCACGTGGCTGAGCACATTAATAAATATCTTTCTGTTGTGGAGATATTGATTCAGGAATACGGACGTGAACCATCCACCGAGGAAGTTGCCGACAGGATGAAGTATACGACTGAAGATGTAGAGGAATTAAAACAGCTTATCCGGAAGACCTATTCCCTTGAGACACCGGTAGGTGATAAAGAGGAGAGTTATCTCAGGGATATTATTGCAGACAGCACCATCAACTCACCTGCAAAGATAGCAGAATGGATAAGCATGCGTCACCAGATAGATATGTGGTTAAAAGAGCTTAAAGATAAGGAAAAGAAGGTAATCTGCAAGAGATTTGGATTGTTAGGAGATGAGCCGATGACCCTTGAGGAGATAGGACAGGAGTTCGGGCTGACAAGGGAAAGGATACGTCAGATAGAGGCAACATCACTTATTAAGCTGAGAGCGATTATACAGAAAAGGAAGATAAGGAAGGAAGAAGTGCTTTAA
- a CDS encoding adenine phosphoribosyltransferase yields the protein MDLKSKIREIPDFPKEGILFYDITTLLKDAAAFKRVVDKIGSFYEGDGVQKVIAMESRGFIFGAPVAYRLNAGFVPVRKPGKLPSDVYEARYNLEYGTDSLAIHQDAIAPGERVLIVDDLIATGGTVAATVQLVKKLGGIIHGIAFLIELSALQGRNKLDGYNVLSLLSY from the coding sequence ATGGACTTGAAGTCTAAGATACGGGAGATACCGGATTTTCCAAAAGAGGGTATACTGTTTTATGATATTACTACACTGTTAAAGGATGCGGCGGCATTTAAACGTGTGGTAGATAAAATAGGAAGTTTCTATGAAGGAGATGGTGTTCAGAAGGTCATTGCAATGGAGTCGCGTGGTTTTATATTCGGCGCCCCTGTTGCATATCGTCTCAATGCGGGTTTTGTTCCTGTAAGGAAACCCGGAAAACTTCCCAGCGATGTTTATGAAGCACGTTACAACCTCGAATACGGAACCGATTCCCTTGCTATACATCAGGATGCAATTGCACCTGGCGAACGGGTGCTGATCGTTGATGACCTTATTGCAACAGGCGGAACCGTGGCAGCGACTGTCCAATTAGTAAAAAAATTAGGCGGCATTATTCACGGCATAGCATTCCTGATTGAACTATCAGCCCTGCAGGGGAGAAATAAATTAGATGGATATAATGTGTTATCGTTGTTGTCGTATTAA